One stretch of Paenibacillus sp. FSL R5-0341 DNA includes these proteins:
- a CDS encoding Cthe_2314 family HEPN domain-containing protein, whose translation MLRTLLGEKPRINEGLLKKAMDSMAHTLELFQRQMHVDHDPTHDYRKLYVWTQGLISSLDELEQSCFAAAHFRKKVVAGSTDDMTQAEKAEYARYVYFYKDGFIRCFAILDKVGTVLNEIFELNTSNTKAHFSYFTVLRQFDYATQHHDLALRLIQIKDSYREPMSKLRKRRNMEIHYMNSEMHDDLWQLHQTLQGKVKLEDLDQHVHEMRQGVDMVCETLSTSYGYINQIWLKQGKKR comes from the coding sequence ATGCTGCGAACATTGCTGGGAGAAAAGCCACGTATAAACGAAGGGTTATTGAAGAAAGCGATGGATTCTATGGCGCATACGCTTGAGCTGTTTCAGCGACAAATGCATGTGGACCATGATCCCACGCATGACTATCGGAAACTGTATGTGTGGACGCAGGGACTCATCTCCTCGCTGGATGAACTGGAGCAAAGCTGTTTCGCTGCTGCTCATTTTCGCAAAAAGGTCGTTGCAGGCTCTACGGACGATATGACGCAGGCCGAGAAAGCCGAGTATGCCCGATATGTTTATTTTTATAAAGATGGCTTCATCCGTTGTTTTGCCATTCTGGATAAAGTCGGCACCGTATTAAATGAAATATTCGAACTGAATACCTCAAATACAAAAGCACATTTTTCTTATTTTACCGTGTTAAGGCAGTTCGATTATGCGACGCAGCATCATGACCTTGCCTTGCGATTGATTCAGATCAAGGATTCATATCGTGAACCGATGAGCAAGCTGCGTAAACGACGTAACATGGAAATTCACTACATGAACTCTGAAATGCATGATGATTTGTGGCAGTTACACCAGACGTTGCAAGGGAAAGTGAAGTTGGAGGATCTGGATCAGCATGTGCATGAAATGCGTCAGGGCGTGGATATGGTATGTGAAACGTTAAGTACTTCATACGGCTACATTAATCAGATATGGCTTAAGCAAGGTAAGAAACGTTAA
- a CDS encoding heme A synthase encodes MFKWLTVLTCLVMFLATFGGGIVTKTESGLGCGTEWPLCNGKLVPAHTVASLIEYSHRAVSALAGLLSIASFVAFLRFGKSRRDLQLFSFLTLVFVIVQGIMGAFAVVFSQSSAVMALHFGFALIAFASSLMMALGIRQEAKDGGLERLNKYPRVTKKFRNLVWFSTVYTYLVVYTGAFVSHTDSAGGCSGFPLCNGQIIPELSGGVAVAFAHRAAAASLVIVIAILGHFAYRNHPDNKEMRTLGVVSVILILMQVVIGIFMMVTMSRPEVYMFVALAHMLDIAILFGVLTYMSFLVYKLHRPANRF; translated from the coding sequence TTGTTTAAATGGTTAACCGTATTAACCTGTCTTGTCATGTTTCTGGCCACTTTTGGTGGAGGCATCGTAACCAAAACGGAATCGGGCCTTGGCTGCGGAACGGAATGGCCTTTATGTAACGGAAAACTCGTTCCGGCACATACTGTGGCTTCACTTATTGAATATTCCCACCGCGCTGTAAGCGCACTGGCTGGACTGTTGTCCATTGCCTCATTTGTTGCTTTTCTGCGGTTCGGCAAGTCACGTCGTGACCTGCAATTGTTTTCTTTCTTAACCTTGGTATTTGTTATCGTCCAGGGAATCATGGGGGCTTTTGCCGTCGTCTTCTCCCAATCTTCAGCAGTCATGGCATTGCATTTCGGCTTTGCATTGATTGCTTTTGCCAGTTCCCTTATGATGGCGCTGGGCATAAGGCAGGAGGCCAAAGATGGCGGATTGGAGCGTCTGAATAAATACCCTCGGGTCACTAAAAAATTCAGGAATCTGGTCTGGTTCTCCACGGTTTATACGTATCTCGTTGTATACACAGGTGCATTTGTGAGCCACACGGATTCTGCAGGCGGATGTTCCGGATTCCCGCTCTGTAACGGGCAGATTATTCCTGAGCTTTCGGGTGGGGTGGCGGTTGCGTTTGCTCACCGTGCTGCGGCTGCATCGCTCGTAATTGTGATCGCCATTCTGGGTCACTTCGCTTACCGTAATCATCCGGATAACAAGGAGATGCGTACCCTTGGTGTGGTATCCGTTATTTTGATTTTGATGCAAGTGGTCATTGGTATTTTCATGATGGTGACGATGAGCCGTCCGGAAGTATACATGTTCGTAGCCCTTGCTCATATGCTGGATATCGCCATATTGTTCGGGGTTTTAACGTATATGAGTTTCTTAGTGTACAAGCTGCATCGCCCGGCTAATCGTTTCTAA
- a CDS encoding thioredoxin family protein, translating into MESITSKPAFDVAIQSPRLTIAVFKADWCGDCKYIDPFMPEVEEKYARELTLIEVDVDQVGTVSEEQNILGIPSFVAYTDGRELVRYVNKLRKSREEIEQFLDRAVEVYNTIHK; encoded by the coding sequence ATGGAATCAATTACATCCAAACCGGCATTTGATGTAGCCATTCAATCACCACGTTTAACGATTGCCGTATTCAAGGCTGACTGGTGTGGTGACTGCAAATACATCGATCCGTTTATGCCTGAGGTTGAAGAGAAATATGCACGTGAACTGACTTTGATTGAGGTCGACGTGGATCAGGTTGGAACGGTTAGTGAAGAACAAAATATTCTTGGTATTCCAAGCTTTGTGGCGTATACAGATGGCCGCGAACTCGTACGTTACGTGAACAAGCTGCGCAAGTCGAGAGAAGAGATTGAGCAGTTCCTGGATCGTGCAGTTGAGGTGTACAACACCATCCATAAATGA